From a single Micromonospora pallida genomic region:
- a CDS encoding response regulator yields the protein MTIRVLIADDQAMVRGGLRLILEDQPDITVVAEAVDGVDAIAQARRLRPDVCLVDIRMPRLDGLEVTRALAGPQVAQPLRVVVVTTFDLDEYVYGALRHGAVGFLLKDAGPALLVEAVRAAHQGDALVSPSVTLRLLRHVTSTVRPTAGRQVPRLTEREIEVVREIARGRTNREIAAELFISLSTVKSHVSGIQTKLDARNRVEIAAWAWENRIVASA from the coding sequence TTGACCATCCGGGTGCTGATCGCCGACGACCAGGCCATGGTGCGTGGTGGCCTGCGGCTCATCCTCGAGGACCAGCCGGACATCACCGTGGTGGCCGAGGCCGTCGACGGTGTCGACGCGATCGCCCAGGCCCGTCGGCTCCGCCCCGACGTCTGCCTGGTGGACATCCGGATGCCCCGACTCGACGGCCTCGAGGTGACCCGGGCGCTCGCCGGACCCCAGGTCGCCCAGCCGCTCCGGGTCGTCGTGGTGACCACCTTCGACCTCGACGAGTACGTCTACGGGGCGCTGCGCCACGGCGCGGTCGGCTTCCTCCTCAAGGACGCCGGGCCGGCGCTGCTGGTGGAGGCGGTGCGCGCCGCCCACCAGGGCGACGCGCTGGTGTCGCCGTCGGTGACACTGCGGTTGCTCCGGCACGTCACGTCCACCGTCCGACCGACCGCCGGCCGGCAGGTCCCCAGGCTCACCGAACGGGAGATCGAGGTGGTTCGGGAGATCGCCCGGGGACGTACCAACCGGGAGATCGCCGCCGAATTGTTCATCTCGCTGAGCACGGTCAAGAGCCACGTCTCCGGGATCCAGACGAAGCTGGACGCGCGTAACCGGGTCGAGATCGCGGCCTGGGCGTGGGAGAACCGCATCGTGGCGAGCGCCTGA
- a CDS encoding aspartate/glutamate racemase family protein, translating into MTDRTDSGARWQTSSAGRTVAFVHTVPGLAPVFEDVARDRVAAVTTRHIVDEELFGTATAEPGLAFDRAVTTLQRHVDSAVDGGADAVVVTCSTLGPATDVVAATRQVPVIRVDRPMARRAVGYRRVGLLATLESNRAASRAVIERVAAEQGTTVEVVDRLCDGAFDHLKAGDQARHDEAIRTVAADLAGQVDVLVLAQASMANAASLIGGPVPVLTSPAAAVEEAGEVLARGPRPGPPLKREVGISQLRIYRIRPGLMADWLPFFHQTLVPLHHLVGIPVPAAWVNTEDPDEFVWIRQFRSRESVSDQERQFFSTAPRVALGDVRGRYVESLQVRLLTGTVSGAA; encoded by the coding sequence GTGACGGACCGCACCGACTCCGGTGCCCGGTGGCAGACGTCCTCGGCGGGACGGACGGTCGCGTTCGTCCACACCGTTCCCGGCCTGGCTCCGGTGTTCGAGGACGTTGCCCGGGACCGCGTCGCGGCCGTCACCACCCGGCACATCGTCGACGAGGAGCTGTTCGGTACCGCGACGGCCGAGCCGGGCCTGGCGTTCGACCGGGCGGTGACGACGCTCCAGCGGCACGTCGACTCGGCCGTCGACGGGGGCGCCGACGCGGTGGTCGTCACCTGCTCGACCCTCGGCCCGGCCACGGACGTGGTCGCGGCCACCAGGCAGGTGCCGGTGATCCGCGTCGACCGGCCGATGGCGCGGCGCGCCGTCGGATACCGCCGGGTAGGTCTGCTGGCGACCCTGGAATCCAACCGGGCCGCCAGCCGCGCCGTCATCGAGCGGGTCGCCGCCGAGCAGGGCACCACCGTCGAGGTCGTGGACCGGCTCTGCGACGGCGCCTTCGACCACCTGAAGGCCGGGGACCAGGCCCGGCACGACGAGGCGATCCGTACGGTGGCCGCCGACCTCGCCGGCCAGGTGGACGTGCTGGTCCTGGCGCAGGCGTCGATGGCCAACGCGGCCAGCCTGATCGGGGGGCCGGTGCCGGTGCTCACCAGTCCGGCGGCGGCCGTGGAGGAGGCGGGGGAGGTTCTGGCCCGGGGGCCGCGACCAGGGCCCCCGCTAAAGCGGGAGGTCGGCATCTCCCAGCTTCGGATCTACCGGATCCGGCCGGGGCTGATGGCCGACTGGCTGCCCTTCTTCCACCAGACGCTGGTCCCGCTGCACCACCTCGTCGGCATCCCGGTCCCGGCGGCCTGGGTCAACACCGAGGATCCGGACGAGTTCGTCTGGATTCGGCAGTTCCGGTCCCGGGAGTCGGTCTCCGACCAGGAACGCCAGTTCTTCTCCACCGCGCCCAGGGTGGCGCTCGGCGACGTCCGGGGGCGGTACGTCGAGTCGCTCCAGGTGCGCCTGCTGACCGGTACGGTGTCCGGGGCAGCTTGA
- the pepE gene encoding dipeptidase PepE, producing MPQGQPNLLLLSNSTAPGRAYLEHARDAILQVLDGRRSLVFVPFALADHDGYTDAVRRALEPLGVAVRGAHEGTPRDLVADAEAVFVGGGNTFRLVKAIHDLGLLDVVRARVAEGMPYLGSSAGTNVATPTLRTTNDMPIVAPPSFETFGLVPFQINPHYLDPDPSSTHQGETREERITQFLEENDVPVLGMREGTWLRVSDGVMRLDGVSAGGRVFCRGSEPVEVPSGTDVTWLVERVGSFDVGG from the coding sequence ATGCCCCAGGGCCAGCCGAACCTACTGCTCCTGTCCAACTCGACCGCCCCGGGGCGGGCCTACCTGGAGCACGCGCGCGACGCCATCCTCCAGGTACTCGACGGCCGGCGCTCGCTCGTGTTCGTCCCGTTCGCGCTGGCCGACCACGACGGCTACACCGACGCCGTCCGACGGGCCCTGGAGCCACTCGGCGTCGCCGTCCGGGGCGCCCACGAGGGCACGCCACGCGACCTGGTCGCCGACGCCGAGGCGGTCTTCGTCGGCGGCGGCAACACCTTCCGGCTCGTCAAGGCGATCCACGACCTCGGCCTGCTCGACGTCGTCCGCGCCCGGGTGGCCGAGGGAATGCCCTACCTCGGGTCGAGCGCCGGCACCAACGTCGCGACGCCGACCCTGCGTACGACGAACGACATGCCCATCGTCGCGCCGCCGTCGTTCGAGACCTTCGGTCTCGTGCCCTTCCAGATCAACCCGCACTACCTCGACCCGGACCCGTCCTCGACGCACCAGGGAGAGACCCGGGAGGAGCGGATCACCCAGTTCCTTGAGGAGAACGACGTCCCGGTGCTCGGCATGCGCGAGGGCACCTGGCTGCGGGTGAGCGACGGGGTGATGCGGCTCGACGGCGTGAGCGCCGGCGGGCGGGTGTTCTGCCGGGGGTCCGAGCCGGTTGAGGTGCCGAGCGGCACCGACGTGACCTGGCTCGTCGAGCGGGTGGGTTCGTTCGACGTCGGCGGCTGA
- a CDS encoding MFS transporter → MASATSPRTSHRRVLTATTVGTTLEWFDFALYGALAGVVFPQVFFPTSTPAVAVIQSFATFGVGFLARPLGAVAFAKMADRAGRKKAMVVSLTMMGAVSLAIALLPGYHSIGVAAPAILVLLRFLQGFCLGGEASSAQVMALEYAPDGRRGLFGAMVNFGNPLGQVLVALFMLGTGALLGETVLNSWGWRIPFVIGALIAVVGYFIRRHVEESPVFVEASRIGAQARRPLRELFRTHRSTMIRLILVWLPNTALSYVVSTYALAYIVNSLGMSSSITFGLVLVLNLFGLALVPLGGALSDRFGRTRVLMATMTTSLIGSVALFPLLDTRNIPVMLLAMLVSQGSQFMSAGVLAAFFAEPFPTAVRYSGHATVYTLNNLIAGSTAPFAAALLLSSTGTTWSIVGVLVGLYVVGIAVLATLPETRWLPFADNHHVTTPTHPKSTAALAAVD, encoded by the coding sequence ATGGCATCCGCCACCTCACCCCGAACATCGCACCGGAGAGTCCTGACCGCCACCACCGTCGGGACCACCCTGGAATGGTTCGACTTCGCGTTGTACGGCGCCCTCGCGGGCGTCGTGTTCCCCCAGGTCTTCTTTCCCACGTCCACGCCGGCCGTGGCGGTCATCCAGTCGTTCGCGACGTTCGGGGTGGGTTTCCTCGCCCGGCCGCTCGGCGCGGTCGCCTTCGCCAAGATGGCGGACCGGGCCGGCCGGAAGAAGGCCATGGTCGTCTCGCTGACCATGATGGGCGCGGTGTCGCTGGCCATCGCCCTGCTCCCCGGCTACCACTCCATCGGGGTGGCCGCCCCGGCGATCCTCGTCCTGCTGCGCTTCCTACAGGGCTTCTGCCTCGGCGGCGAGGCCAGCTCGGCGCAGGTCATGGCGCTGGAGTACGCGCCGGACGGCCGACGCGGCCTCTTCGGGGCGATGGTGAACTTCGGCAACCCGCTCGGCCAGGTTCTCGTGGCCCTGTTCATGCTCGGCACCGGCGCCCTGCTCGGCGAGACCGTGTTGAACAGTTGGGGCTGGCGGATCCCGTTCGTCATCGGCGCGCTGATCGCGGTCGTCGGCTACTTCATCCGGCGGCACGTCGAGGAGTCACCGGTCTTCGTCGAGGCGAGCCGGATCGGCGCCCAGGCCCGGCGTCCGCTCCGGGAACTGTTCCGCACGCACCGGTCGACGATGATCCGGCTCATCCTGGTCTGGCTCCCGAACACCGCGCTGAGCTACGTCGTCAGCACGTACGCCCTGGCGTACATCGTCAACAGCTTGGGCATGTCCAGCTCGATCACGTTCGGCCTGGTGCTCGTGCTGAACCTCTTCGGCCTCGCGCTGGTGCCGCTCGGCGGGGCGCTGTCCGACCGGTTCGGCCGTACCCGGGTGCTGATGGCCACGATGACCACGTCCCTCATCGGTTCGGTGGCGCTGTTCCCGCTGCTGGACACCAGGAACATCCCGGTCATGCTGCTGGCCATGCTGGTCAGCCAGGGTTCGCAGTTCATGTCGGCCGGTGTGCTGGCCGCCTTCTTCGCCGAGCCGTTCCCGACCGCCGTCCGGTACTCGGGCCACGCCACCGTCTACACCCTGAACAACCTCATCGCCGGCTCCACCGCGCCGTTCGCCGCCGCCCTGCTGCTGTCGTCGACGGGCACCACCTGGAGCATCGTCGGCGTCCTGGTCGGGCTGTACGTCGTCGGCATCGCCGTGCTGGCCACGCTGCCCGAGACCCGGTGGCTGCCGTTCGCCGACAACCACCACGTCACCACGCCCACCCACCCCAAGTCGACCGCTGCCCTGGCCGCGGTGGACTGA
- a CDS encoding LysR family transcriptional regulator, with the protein MTYFVTVADHGSIRKAADALFIAQPSLSAQLAALEREVGGPLLNRQARGVTLTPAGRVFLREARVTLAAAERAKRFATLALGGEQGDLRFATVLSIAAGLVPDALLAWRSRRPGVRAFLQEYRSSRELERYTAQGLHDFAVGPKPSTAFEVTEFIGSEEFVVVLPQGDELLSSASVDIARLGDRPWVLFSRDHGLSSIHDDIFATVGIAPESAVFTSQTDVAVRLATVGLGPTIVPDNVVPPPLRRFARSLATPLTRDLYVYGTAPVPNLAKAFLDELRNVCAAPKR; encoded by the coding sequence TTGACGTACTTCGTGACGGTGGCCGATCACGGCTCGATCCGCAAGGCGGCGGACGCCCTCTTCATCGCCCAGCCGTCCCTGTCGGCGCAGCTCGCCGCGCTCGAACGCGAGGTCGGCGGCCCGTTGTTGAACCGGCAGGCGCGCGGGGTGACGCTGACCCCCGCCGGCCGGGTGTTCCTGCGGGAGGCGCGCGTCACCCTGGCCGCGGCGGAACGCGCGAAGCGGTTCGCGACCCTCGCCCTCGGCGGCGAGCAGGGGGATCTGCGGTTCGCCACGGTACTGTCGATCGCCGCCGGGCTGGTGCCGGACGCGCTGCTGGCCTGGCGCTCGCGGCGGCCGGGGGTGCGCGCCTTCCTCCAGGAGTACCGCAGCTCGCGGGAGTTGGAGCGGTACACGGCGCAGGGCCTGCACGACTTCGCGGTGGGCCCCAAACCGTCGACGGCGTTCGAGGTCACCGAGTTCATCGGTTCCGAGGAATTCGTCGTGGTGCTTCCCCAGGGTGACGAACTCCTTTCCTCCGCATCGGTCGACATAGCCCGACTCGGTGACCGTCCCTGGGTTCTGTTCTCCCGCGACCACGGTCTGTCCAGCATTCACGACGATATTTTCGCGACCGTCGGAATAGCGCCGGAAAGTGCGGTCTTCACCAGTCAGACCGATGTGGCCGTGCGGCTCGCGACCGTCGGACTCGGCCCGACGATCGTGCCGGACAACGTCGTGCCGCCGCCGCTCCGACGGTTCGCCAGATCCCTGGCCACGCCCCTGACCCGCGACCTCTACGTGTACGGGACGGCACCGGTTCCCAATCTCGCGAAGGCGTTTCTCGACGAGTTGAGGAACGTGTGCGCGGCACCGAAGCGATAG
- a CDS encoding sensor histidine kinase: MSVSSLTDPGGTVPVDRSRGLGGVTNRLATDVALGGAFLLAIVVEIVALADSWGVRYWLFGGAAAVVVCLLALLRRWHRAWLAAAGLTVAALTVLVARLAHLPAEPGPAMALALAVLVGAAVRTLPRVPAGAVAAGGLGIVVGSQIAALPAPGIAPVTSLAGLAWLTAVAVGLSLRLVDVRRQATVEKIRQDERLELARELHDVVTHHITGIVLQAQAAQLVAGRQPEKVPGTLAGIESAGSEALAAMRRVVGLLRDAADAELASPGGTEQLSALVDRFTRQGPPARLRMPERTDDWPPEVASTVYRIVQEALTNVARHAPHARAVTVTVEQHDAEVTVQVVDDASPAPARYGHRGGYGLVGMRERVESLGGDLRVGPRSAGGWSVLATLPLPTRTNR, translated from the coding sequence ATGAGCGTCTCTTCGCTGACCGACCCCGGGGGCACGGTCCCCGTGGACCGGTCCCGTGGCCTCGGCGGGGTGACGAACCGGCTCGCCACCGACGTGGCGCTCGGCGGTGCCTTCCTGCTGGCGATCGTCGTCGAGATCGTCGCGCTCGCGGACAGTTGGGGCGTCCGCTACTGGCTGTTCGGCGGGGCCGCCGCCGTGGTGGTGTGTCTGCTCGCCCTGCTGCGCCGGTGGCACCGGGCCTGGTTGGCCGCCGCCGGGCTCACCGTCGCTGCGCTGACCGTGCTGGTGGCCCGGCTGGCCCACCTGCCGGCCGAGCCGGGCCCGGCGATGGCACTCGCGCTGGCGGTGCTGGTCGGCGCCGCGGTGCGTACCCTCCCGCGCGTGCCGGCGGGCGCCGTGGCCGCCGGCGGGCTCGGCATCGTCGTGGGCAGTCAGATCGCCGCCCTCCCCGCCCCGGGCATCGCTCCCGTCACCAGCCTGGCCGGGCTGGCCTGGCTGACCGCCGTCGCGGTCGGGCTCTCCCTGCGCCTGGTCGACGTCCGCAGACAGGCCACCGTCGAGAAGATCCGCCAGGACGAGCGGCTGGAACTGGCCCGCGAACTGCACGATGTGGTCACCCACCACATCACCGGCATCGTCCTCCAGGCCCAGGCCGCCCAACTGGTCGCCGGCAGGCAACCCGAGAAGGTGCCCGGCACCCTCGCCGGCATCGAGTCCGCCGGCTCCGAGGCGCTCGCGGCGATGCGTCGGGTGGTCGGCCTGCTCCGCGACGCCGCCGACGCGGAGCTCGCCTCGCCCGGGGGGACCGAGCAGCTCAGCGCCCTGGTCGACCGGTTCACGCGGCAGGGGCCGCCGGCGCGACTGCGGATGCCCGAGCGGACGGACGACTGGCCACCGGAGGTGGCCAGCACCGTCTACCGGATCGTGCAGGAGGCGCTGACGAACGTGGCCCGGCACGCGCCGCACGCCCGAGCGGTCACCGTAACCGTCGAACAGCACGACGCGGAGGTCACGGTCCAGGTGGTGGACGACGCGTCGCCCGCGCCCGCCCGGTACGGCCACCGCGGCGGGTACGGTCTGGTCGGCATGCGGGAACGCGTCGAGAGCCTCGGTGGCGACCTACGGGTCGGCCCCCGGTCCGCCGGCGGCTGGTCGGTGCTGGCCACCCTGCCCCTACCCACCAGGACGAACCGTTGA
- a CDS encoding zinc-dependent alcohol dehydrogenase: MEAVIKTGPYPGIEVADVPEPTPGPGEVLIEVEAASVCGTDYTLADWTAGAAAWGPSFPLTMGHEYCGRVVAVGEGVQAVTVGQRIAGESHVWCGTCEACRRDARHNCLNISIPGVSRNGAFAPLLAVPETACFPLADEIGPEAVLFESAGVAMHAIQQAGDVAGRSIAITGAGPVGLFLIAELRALGAGEVLVLEPNPARRERAAALGATTFTGEQAAELAEHARRIGPLGGVEIGFEVSGAPAAYEAMFGTLGLEGTLVSVGHSSTPVGVHITRDVNLRVINWKGVYGRRIWSSWERLQELVLSGRVDLAPFIEGELKVAELPERMADIRQLPGKVVVRP; the protein is encoded by the coding sequence ATGGAAGCTGTGATCAAGACCGGCCCGTACCCGGGTATCGAGGTAGCGGACGTGCCCGAGCCCACCCCGGGGCCCGGGGAGGTGCTCATCGAGGTGGAGGCGGCCTCGGTCTGCGGGACGGACTACACCCTCGCCGACTGGACCGCTGGCGCGGCAGCCTGGGGCCCGTCGTTCCCGCTGACCATGGGTCACGAGTACTGCGGCCGGGTGGTCGCGGTGGGCGAGGGCGTCCAGGCCGTCACGGTCGGTCAGCGCATTGCGGGGGAGTCGCACGTGTGGTGCGGCACCTGCGAGGCGTGTCGCCGGGACGCGCGGCACAACTGCCTGAACATCAGCATCCCCGGCGTGAGCCGCAACGGGGCCTTCGCGCCGCTGCTCGCCGTCCCGGAGACCGCCTGCTTCCCGCTCGCCGACGAGATCGGCCCGGAGGCCGTGCTGTTCGAGTCCGCCGGTGTCGCCATGCACGCCATCCAGCAGGCCGGCGACGTCGCCGGCCGGAGCATCGCCATCACCGGTGCCGGGCCGGTCGGACTGTTCCTCATCGCCGAGCTGCGGGCGCTGGGGGCCGGCGAGGTGCTGGTCCTCGAGCCGAACCCGGCCCGCCGGGAACGCGCGGCGGCGCTCGGCGCCACCACGTTCACCGGTGAGCAGGCCGCCGAGCTGGCCGAGCACGCCCGCCGGATCGGCCCCCTCGGCGGTGTCGAGATCGGCTTCGAGGTGTCCGGGGCGCCCGCCGCGTACGAGGCGATGTTCGGCACGCTCGGCCTGGAGGGCACCCTCGTGTCGGTCGGCCACTCGTCCACGCCGGTCGGTGTGCACATCACCCGGGACGTGAACCTGCGGGTGATCAACTGGAAGGGTGTGTACGGCCGCCGGATCTGGTCGAGCTGGGAGCGGCTTCAGGAACTCGTGCTGTCCGGGCGGGTCGACCTGGCCCCCTTCATCGAGGGCGAGCTGAAGGTCGCGGAGCTGCCGGAGCGGATGGCCGACATCCGGCAACTGCCCGGCAAGGTGGTGGTGCGCCCGTGA